A stretch of DNA from Rathayibacter sp. VKM Ac-2762:
GCGCCCTCGCCGGGGCGTTCCGCGCCGGCTGGCTGATCGGCCCGTTCCTGGCGGCCGGGGTGGTGCACCTCACCGGCTCCGTCGAGTCCGTCTTCTGGGTGCACATCGTCTGCTGCGTGGCGGCGGTCGTGGTCCTGCTGCTCGTGCCCGACCCCGCGACGGTGCTGCGGCGGGCGCAGGCCGCGGCCGACCGCGCCGCTCCGGAGGACGTGGTCGCCGCGGAGGCGTCGGCGACCGTCCCGGAGTCGCCGCAGTCGCTGCTCGGGACGCTGCGCGAGCACCGCGGGGTCCTCGCTCGGATGGGGACCGGCGCCGCCGTGATCGGGGCGCTACGGGCGAGCCGGACGCTGATCCTCCCCCTCTGGGCGGTGAGCATCGGGCTCGCCGAGACCGACACCGCGATCATCATCGGCATCGCCGGCGCGCTCGACTTCGCCCTCTTCTACGCCGGCGGCCAGCTGATGGACCGCTTCGGCCGGGGCGCCACCGCGATCCCCTCGATGATCGGCCTCGGGCTCGGCCACCTCGCCCTCGCCGCCTCGGTGCTCGCCCTCGATCCGGTGCCCTGGTTCGTCGCCGTGGCCTGCGTGCTCGCGGCCGCGAACGGCATCGGCTCCGGGATCCTGATGACCATCGGCGCCGATCTCGCGCCCCCGGCCGATCCGGCCCCGTTCCTCGGCGCGTTCCGCTTCACCGGTGACGCGGGCAACGCCGCCGCCCCGATCGTCGTGTCGGCGCTCACCGCCCTCGTCTCCCTCCCCTTCGCCGCCGTCGTGATGGGGGTGCTCGGTCTGGGCGGAGCGGGGGCGCTCGCCCGCTGGATCCCGCGGTACCTCCCCCGGGCGGCCTCCCGCGGCTGAGGCGCGGAGCCCTCCTCTCTACACTGGAGCCCGCACGCGGGAGTGGTGGAATGGCAGACACGCAGGATTTAGGTTCCTGTGCCGAGAGGCGTGAGGGTTCGAGTCCCTCCTTCCGCACGGGATCGGCCGGTACGCTGAGCGCGCTCGCGTGACCGCCGACCGGCCACCGGCCCCCGTCGACTGGAGATCCGTTGAATCACGCCGCCCTCGTCCCCTGGCTCGATCCGGAGACGATCCTGACCTCGTTCGGCCCCTGGGGCGTGCTCGTGGTCTGCCTCATCGTGTTCGCCGAGACCGGACTGCTGATCGGCTTCCTCTTCCCGGGCGACACGCTGCTGATCATCACGGGCCTGCTGGCGCACGAGAACGCCTCGAACGGCGGCCTCGGCGTCCCGATCTGGCTCATCTGCCTGGCCGTCGGGTTCTCGGCCTTCGTCGGCGGCGAGGTCGGCTACCTGATCGGGCACAAGGCCGGCCCGCGCATCTTCGAGCGCAAGGAGTCCGGCTTCTTCAGCATCGAGAACGTGAAGCGGACCAACGCGTTCTTCGAGCGCTTCGGCGGCCTCGCCGTGATCCTCGCGCGCTTCGTGCCGATCGTCCGCACCTTCGCGCCGATCGCGGCCGGCGTGGCCCACATGAACTACCGCAAGTACAGCCTCTACAACCTCATCGGCGCCCTGATCTGGGGCAGCGGGGTCACCCTGATCGGGTGGCTGCTCGCCTTCATCCCGCCGGTCGCCGACTTCGTCTCGCACTACATCGACGTGATCCTGATCGGCGCGGTCGTGCTCGCGCTGGTGCCGACGCTGTTCCACTTCTTCCAGCAGCAGCGCAAGGCGAAGCTCGCCGCCGACCCCGAGACCGACTCGACCGAGTCGGCCGCCTACGTGCTTGACGCCGACACCCTGGACGACAAGTACCCGAAGTCCTGACCTCCGCCTCCGCGAGATGCCACTCCGGCACGCCGCACGCCGACAGGCGTGCACCGGAGTGGCATCCCGCGGTGGGAACCCGCCGGGTCAGAGCCGGGCGGACAGGGCGGCGAGCTCGGCGCGCAGCGCGGTGAAGGCGCGGGCGCGGTGGCTCCGGGCGTTCTTCTGCTCGGGAGCGAGCTCGGCCGCCGTGAGCGCCCCGGCCTCGGGGACGAACACCGGGTCGTAGCCGTGGCCGTTCGCACCGCGCGGCGCCGTCGCGATCGCGCCGTCCCAGCGGCCCTCGACCACCGTCTCCTGCCCGCCGGGGAGCACGGAGTCCGGCACCACGAGGGCGATGGTGCAGCTGAAGTGCGCACCGCGGTGCTCCGCCTTCACGTCGTGCAGCTGCGCCAGGAGGAGCTCGAGGTTGGCCGTCGCGTCGTGCGCGCGTCCCGACCAGCGGGCCGAGAAGATGCCCGGCGCGCCGCCGAGGACGTCGACGCAGATCCCGGAGTCGTCCGCGAGCGCCACGAGGCCGGTGTGCGCCGCGGCCGCGCGCGCTTTGATCAGCGCGTTCTCGGCGAAGCTCACGCCGTCCTCGACGGGCTCGGGTCCGTCGTAGGCGCGGACGCCGACTCCGGGGAGCGCGCCGGCCAGCATGGCGCGGAACTCCTCCACCTTGCCCGCGTTGTGCGTGGCGAGGACGAGGTCCAAGCTCACGCTCCGGGCTCCGCGGCGAGCGCTTCGGCCTGGATGCGGGCGAGGTCGGAGGCGCCGGCGACCGCGAGGTCGAGCAGGGCGTCGAGCTCGCGGCGGTCGAACGGGGCCCCCTCGGCGGTTCCCTGCACCTCGACGAACAGGCCTCGTCCGGTGACGACGACGTTCATGTCGGTCTCGGCGCGCACGTCCTCGACGTAGGCCAGGTCGAGCATCGGCACGCCGTCGATGATGCCGACGGACACCGCCGAGAGGCTGTCGATCAGCGGCTGCGCCTTCTGCCCCACGTACTTCTTGCCGCGCGCCCACTCGATCGCGTCGACCATCGCCACGTAGGCGCCGGTGATCGCCGCGGTGCGGGTGCCGCCGTCGGCCTGGAGGACGTCGCAGTCGATGACGAGGGTGTTCTCGCCGAGCGCCTTCGTGTCGACCACCGCGCGCAGGCTCCGGCCGATCAGCCGGGAGATCTCGTGCGTGCGCCCGCCCACCTTCCCCTTGACCGACTCGCGGTCCATGCGGGAGTTGGTGGAGCGGGGCAGCATCGCGTACTCGGCGGTGACCCAGCCCTTGCCCTTGCCCTGCAGCCAGCGCGGCACGCCGTTCGTGAAGGAGGCGGTGCAGAGCACCCTGGTGTTCCCGAACGAGACGAGCGCGGAGCCCTCCGCCTGGGTGCTCCAGCCGCGCTCGATCGTCACGGTGCGCAGCTCGTCGGGCGCCCGCCCGTCCTTGCGCGCGGCCTTCGATGCGGTGCTGTCGGTCACTCGGGTCTCCCTCGATCGTGCGGGAGCGCGGCCCGGTCGAGCTCGCGCAGGTTGATGGTGCCGGTCTCGACGAGGTCGACGCTCGAGACCTCCGGGCCGAGGAAGCGGCGGGCGAGGCGCACGAAGTCGCTCGAGCCCGTCTCCTCCCACCGGTAGGTCGGAGGCGCGGCGGAGGTGCGCTGCAGGCCGTGCGCCACGAGGGTCCGGTAGACGTCGAGCGCGGTCTCCTCGGCGCTCGAGACGAGGCGGACGTCCGGCCCCATCACGTACGCGATGGCACCGCGCAGCAGCGGGTAGTGCGTGCAGCCGAGGACGAGCGTGTCGACCCCCGCGGCCTTGAGCGGCGCGAGGTACTCCTCCGCCACCGCGAGCAGCTCGTCGCTCCAGGTGACGCCCGCCTCGACGAACTCGACGAAGCGCGGGCAGGCGGCGGTGAACAGCTGCAGGTCGGGCGCGGCGACGAAGGCGTCGTCGTAGGCGCGGGAGCGGATCGTCCCGACCGTGCCGATCACGCCGACGCGGCGGTTGCGCGTGTCGCGGACAGCGCTGCGGACGGCGGGCTGGATGACCTCGATCACCGGGATGCCGCGGCCGAGCGTGTAGCGCTCGCGGGCGTCGCGCATCATCGCGGCCGAGGCGGTGTTGCAGGCGATGACGAGCAGCTTGGCGCCCTGGTCGACCAGCGTGTCGAGGGTGTCGAGGGCGTAGGCGCGGACGTCGGCGAGCGGCTTGGGCCCGTAGGGCGAGTGCGCGGTGTCGCCGAGGTAGACGATCGACTCGTTCTGCAGCTGGTCGATCACGGAGCGGGCGACGGTGAGCCCGCCGACTCCGGAGTCGAAGATGCCCAGCGGTGCGTCCGTCACGGAGGAACAGCCTACCCGCGCCCTGCGGCCCGGTCCCGGCCGCACGCCGTTCCCGGGCCCGGCGGCGTGCGCAAGCCCCGGCACCCGCGCCTGGGCCGCGCGGCGGCGGCCGTGGAACACTGAGCGGATGGACTCCACGGCCTTCCTCACCGACCGGTACGAGCTCACGATGGTCGAGGGCGCCCTCGGCAGCGGCACCGCCGACCGCCGCTGCATGTTCGAGGTGTTCGCCCGGAGCCTCCCGCCCGGACGCCGCTACGGCGTGCTCGCGGGCACCGGCCGGCTCCTCGAGCTGATCTCGCGCTTCCGCTTCGGCGACGACGAGCTGTCCTGGCTCCGCGAGAACCGCGTCGTCGACTCCCGCACGCTGGACTGGCTCGCCGACTACCGCTTCCGGGGCGACGTCTGGGGCTACCGCGAGGGTGAGGTCTACCTCCCGGGCTCCCCCGTGCTCATCGTCGAGGCGCCCTTCGCCGACGGCGTGCTGCTGGAGACCCTGGTGCTCAGCGTCCTCAACCACGACAGCGCCGTGGCGAGCGCCGCCGCGCGGATGGTCTCGGCCGCCGACGGGCGACCGCTCGCCGAGATGGGCTCGCGCCGCGCCGGCGAGCGGTCCGCCGTCGCCGCGGCTCGCGCCGCCTACATCGCCGGATTCGGCGCCTCCTCGAACCTGGAGGCGGGCCGCAGCTTCGGCGTGCCCACGATGGGCACCTCCGCGCACTCCTTCACCCTCCTCCACGACTCGGAGGAGGAGGCGTTCCGCGCGCAGGTCGCCGCGCTCGGCCCCGGCACGACCCTCCTGGTGGACACCTACGACGTGACGGCCGCCGTCGACCTGGCGGTCCGCGTCGCCGGCACCGGCCTCGGCGCTGTGCGCATCGACTCCGGCGACCTCCCCCAGCAGGTGGCCGCCGTCCGGCAGCAGCTGGACGCGCTCGGCGCGACCGGCACGCGCATCACCGTCACCAACGACCTCGACGAGTACGGGATCGCCGCGCTCGCGGCCTCACCGGTCGACTCCTACGGCGTCGGCACCTCGGTGGCGACGGGCTCGGGCCACCCGACGGCGGGCATGGTCTACAAGCTGGTCGCGCACGAGGACGACGCGGGCGAGTGGGTCGCGGTGGCGAAGAAGTCGGTCTCGAAGGCGTCGATCGGCGGACGGAAGGCCGCCGGCCGTCTGCTCTCCGACGACGGGATCGCCGAGGCCGAGGTCGTGCACGTGGGCGCCGGCCCCGAGGGCGCCGTCGGCGAGGGCGAGCGGGCGCTGCTCGTCCCCCTGATCGAGGACGGGACGATCCGTCCCGAGCACCTCGGCATCGAGGGAGTGGCGGCAGCCCGCGCGCACCACGCGAACGCGGTCCTCGAGCTGCCGATCGACGCGCTCCGGCTCGGCCGCGGCGAGCCCGTCATCCAGACCCGCTACGAGTGAGCGGGCGGGCGCTCACTTCATCTTCGCGTAGATCTCCTTGCAGGCCGGGCACACCGGGAACTTCTCCGGGTCGCGGCCCGGGAGCCACTTCTTGCCGCAGAGCGCGCGGACCGGCTTGCCGGTGATGGCGCTCTCGAGGATCTTGTCCTTCGGCACGTAGTGGGAGAAGCGCTCGTGGTCGCCCGGCTCGATGGACTCCTGGTTGAGGAGCTCCTCGAGCTCGCGGTCGAGCGTGGCGGTTCCTCCGCCTCCCTCGAGGGGGTCGGTGCTGCTGTTCTGGACGCGCGGAATCATGCCGACGATCCTACGCGCGGAGCCCGGGCCCGCGGCCGTGCGCTCCGGATCGGGCGGCGCTAGTAGCGGCTGGTGAACGCGACCAGCTCGGTCGCGCGGCGCTCGAACAGCCGGCCGCCGAGGAGCACGCCGAGGGCGAAGACGACCACGGCGCTGCCGAAGCCGACGAGCACGGCGTCGCCCGCCGCCTCCGGGTCGACGAACAGGGCCCGGACGCCGAGCACCACGGCCGGAGCCGAGAGGAGCAACCCCAGGCCGAACGCGAGGGACTGCGGACCGGCGCCACTGGCTCCGGGGGCCTGGGGCTGCGTGAACGCGCTGTCGCCCGGGCGCGGAGCCGGATAGGCGAGCCGTGCCGAGACGGCGCTGGCGACGCCGGCGGGGACGAGCAGGAGGCAGGTGTTCACCGCGAGCACGACGGGCAGCGCATCGGGGAGCCCCGAGGTCGCGCTGCTGATCAGCGAGCCGAGCACGACGACCGGCACGCCGAGCAGGAGGGTCGGGAAGGCGCGGCCGAGCCGGTCCGACCAGCCGCGGACGCCCGCGGCCACGTGGAGCCAGAACGCCGAGCCGTCGTAGGCGACGTCGTTGTGGAGGAACCAGCCGAGGAACAGCGCGATCAGCGGGACCGGGAGCAGCGAGAGCAGCGGGAAGGGGACGCCGACGACCGCGAGCAGCAGCAGGGCCGCGACCGGCAGCACCGGCACGGCGACGAGCGACGCCTGGTAGCGCGGATCCCGGAGCCAGTAGGTGATGCTGCGCGCCGCGATCGCGCCGGTCCGGGTCGAGCCGAGGACGTCGAACCAGCCCAGCCGGAGGCCGCGCGGCGGCCGGTGCGTGCGCTCGGGCCGCTCCGTCAGCAGGCGGACGACGAGCCACCAGAGCGCGCCCGCTGCGACGAGCGTCGCCAGGGCCAGCAGGAGCGGGCCGAGCGCGTCGCCGGTCAGGGCGGCCGGGGCGATCATCCACGCCGCACCGAACGGAGTGGCCCCCATCGCCGCACCCCAGCGCTCGAGCACCGGGGTGTCCCCCGTGTCGACCAGCGCGGCGGCGCCGAGGGCTGCGGGACCGCCCAGCATCAGCACCAGGCCGAGGACGGCCAGCAGCTCGCGGGCGGTCCGGGAGGGGACGAGGGCGGCGGAGGCGGCGAGGCCGATCCGCGCGAACAGGGAGGCCGTCGCCACCGCGAGGAGCGGGCCGACCACGGCGAAGGCGCCTGCGCCCGGGACGAGCGGCGCGCTCGCGAGCCCGACCACCAGCAGGGCGAGCGTGGGGACCGAGACGAGGCCGGCCAGGGCGAGCGCCCCGGCGAGGCGGAGCGGCGGAAGGCCGAAGAGGCGGAACGCGCGCGGATCCATCGGGTCGAGCGGGCCGAGCAGGAAGGGCAGCACCAGGAAGCCGACGGAGACGAGGCCGCCGGCGGTCACGAGAGCGCCCGCCGCCGCGTCGGAGGAGCGCAGCGCGCCGATCGCCGCGATCAGCAGGGCCGTCACCGCGACGACCACGAGCACGCCCAGGACGGCGCCGGCCGAGCGCGCGGGCCCGGAGCGGAACGCGCCCAGGAGGACGTCGATCCTCAGCCGGAGAAGTCGTGCAGCCACTGCAGCCCCTCGGCGATCTGCTTGCCGCCCGCGAGCTCGAGGAAGCGCTCCTCCAGCGTCGCGGTGCCGGCGACCTCCGCGACCGTCCCGGAGGCGAGCACGCGCCCGCCGACGATCACGGCCACGTCGTCGCAGACGCGCTCGATGAAGTCGAGCCCGTGGCTGGAGAGGACGACGGTGCCGCCGCCCTCGACGAAGCGGCGCAGCACGGTGATCACGGCGGCCGAGGAGACCGGGTCCACCGACTCGAACGGCTCGTCGAGGACCAGCACGCGCGGGGCGTGGATCATCGCCGCCGCGAGGGCGACCTTCTTCGCCATCCCCGCGGAGTAGTCCGAGATCAGGCGCTCCAGCGCGTCGGAGAGGCCGAGCGCCTCGGCCAGCTCGACCGTGCGCTGCTTCGCCGTGGCGAGGTCGATGCCGCGCAGCGCGGCGGAGTAGGCGAGGAACTGGGCGCCGGTGAGCCGGTCGAACAGCCGGAGGCGGTCGGGCAGGACCCCGATCAGCGGCTTCGCGGCCGACGGGTCCTTCCAGACGTCGACGCCGTGCACGAGGACGCGGCCGGTGTCGGGTCGAAGAAGGCCCGTCATCATCGAGAGCGTGGTGGTCTTGCCCGCGCCGTTCGGGCCGATGATCCCGTAGAAGGTCCCCGCGCGGACGGCCAGGTCGATGCGGTCGACCGCCACCGTCCTCCCGAAGGTCCGGGTCAGCTGGTGCAGCTCGAAGACGACGGGCGAGGCGCCGTCCGGATCCGCGGCACCCTCAGCGGGCTCGGCGTTCGTCACGGACGTCATCCGGCTACGGTACCAACTCGCCCGCGGGCCCCCGGCGCCCGCGCCGACACCCGGCGACACGGCGAGAGGTCAACCACCCTGGCCCCGGGGGGCGTGAACTGTACACTAGGTCTCTACCCGAGGAGTCGACCAGATCGAGACGCAGCGGTTAATTCGAGGAGAACACACGATGATGCACACAGGTTCGACGAGCAGCAGCCCCGCCACCGTCGTCATCCTCGCCGCAGGGATGGGCAGCCGGCTCGGCCGCTCCCTCCCCAAGCCGCTCACGCCGCTCAGCGACGGGCGGACGATCATGCAGCAGCAGTTCGACAACATCCACCACGCCTTCGGCACGAAGGTCCCGGTGAGCATCGTCGTCGGCTACAAGCTCGAGCACATCATCGAGGCCTTCCCCTCGGCGACGTTCGTCTACAACGAGCAGTACGACCAGACCAACACCTCCAAGAGCCTCCTCCGCGCACTGCAGGCGAGCGGGCAGGGCGGCGTGCTCTGGATGAACGGCGACGTCGTCTTCGACCCGCGCATCCTCGACCGCGCGGCCGCGCTGATCGCGAAGGACGTCTCCTTCGTCACCGTCAACACCTCGAAGGTGTCGGACGAGGAGGTCAAGTACACGACGAGCGCCGAGGGCTTCATCCAGGAGCTCTCCAAGACGGTGCGCGGCGGCCTCGGCGAGGCGGTCGGGATCAACTACGTGTCCGCCTCCGACAAGGCCGCGCTGGTGCGCCAGCTCGCCCGGGTCGACGCCCAGGACTACTTCGAGCGTGGCATAGAGTTGGCGATCGAGCAGGACCGCCTGCTCGTCGAGCCGATGGACATCTCCGACCTCTACGCCGTCGAGGTGGACTTCGCCGAGGACCTCGAGCGCGCGAACCTCTTCGTCTGACGCTCCCGGCTCCTCCCCCGGCTCGAGCGGAGCCGACGGGAGGAGTCGCGCAGTGAGCACGGCCGACACCCTCGCGACCGAGACGGCCCTGCGCCACCGGCGCTCCCGGGCCTGGCGCTACCGCCACTCCCTCTGGCTGCTCACCAGGCGCGACCTCACCGTCCGGTACGCCACGAGCGCGCTCGGCTACGTCTGGTCGGTGCTCGACCCGCTCGTCATGTCGGGCATCTACTTCTTCGTCTTCACCGTCGTCTTCCGGCGGACCGTCGGCGAGGACCCGTACATCGTCTTCCTGCTCGCGGGCCTGCTGCCGTGGATGTGGTTCAACCAGGCGACGTCCGACGCGACCCGCGCGTTCCTCCGCGAGGCGAAGCTGGTGCGGTCGACGTCGATCCCGCGGACCATCTGGGTCGGGCGGATCGTGCTCTCGAAGGGCATCGAGTTCGTGGCGAGCCTGCCGGTGCTGGTGCTCTTCGCCGTGATCGCCGGCGCGCACCTGACCTGGGCGGCGCTGCTGTTCCCCGTGGCGATCCTGCTGCAGGCGGTGCTCACGCTCGGCGTGGGTCTGCTGGTGGCCCCGCTCGTGGTGTTCTTCCGCGATCTGGAGCGGGCCGTGAAGCTCGTGCTCCGGTTCCTCTTCTACGCGTCGCCGATCATCTACTCCACGGCCAACCTGCCGGAGCAGATCCGGCCGCTCGCGGCGCTCAACCCGCTCAGCGGGATCTTCGCCCTCTACCGCTCCGCGTTCTTCGAGAGCGAGCTCGACGTCCCGCTCATCCTCGCCTCCGCGGGCATCTCGGTGCTCGTGCTGGCGCTGGGCCTCGTCGTCTTCCGCCGCTCCGAGCGCGCGGTGCTGAAGGAGCTGTGATGGCCGACGCCCCGGTGGTCATCGAGTGCCGCGGCCTCGGGATCCGCTTCCGCCGCAACCGGCGGGGCCGCCGCTCCTTCAAGGACCTCTTCGCCGGCCGCTCCCGCCGCTCGCGGCCCGGCGAGTTCTGGGCGCTGCGCGGGCTCGACGTGCAGGTGCGGGCGGGCGAGGCGATCGGTGTCGTCGGCCGGAACGGTCAGGGCAAGTCGACGCTGCTCAAGCTCGTCGCCGGCGTGGTGCTGCCGGACGAGGGCGCGGTGGAGGTGCGCGGGGGCGTCGCTCCGCTCATCGAGATCACCGGCGGCTTCGTGGCCGACCTGAGCGTCCGCGAGAACGTCTACCTGACCGCGGGTCTCCACGGGATGTCCAAGCGCGAGGTCGACGCGCGCTTCGACTCGATCATCGAGTTCGCCGAGATCGGCGACTTCCTCGACACCCCCTACAAGCACCTCTCGAGCGGGATGAAGGTGCGCATCGCCTTCTCCGTCGTGTCGCGGCTCGAGGAGCCGATCATCCTGGTGGACGAGGTGCTCGCGGTCGGCGACAGGGCGTTCCGCGAGAAGTGCTACGCGCGGATCGAGGAGCTGCTCGCCTCCGGCCGCACCCTCTTCTTCGTCTCGCACAACGAGCGCGACCTCCGCCGCTTCTGCACGCGCGGCCTCTACCTGGACAAGGGCCGCCTGGTGCTGGACGCGCCGATCGAGGAGGTGCTCGCGCGTTACGCTGAGGACTACGCGCCGACACCGCGGAGCAGCACGGCGCCGGCCGAGGGCCCGCCCGTCCAGGGCACCGTCTCCGACGACTGACCCCTCCCGCACGCGGCGCCCGAGGACGCAGGAGTGCACGACATGGCCCAGAAGGACCGCAAGCGCGAGCGCGCCGTGGAGAGGGCCGGCGAGGTGGAGCAGGCCGACGGCTCCGAGAACGCTCAGCTGGCGAAGCTGCTCGACCGGCTCCTCGCGGTGCAGCGCCCGGCCGTGCTGGCGAACATCCGCCTGCTGCGGCGCCGGCGTCCCGGGGCGACTCCGGAGCAGATCATCACGTCGCTCGAGCGGCAGTACCTCTCGAGCGTGGCCGCGGGAGGCGCGGCGATCGGGGCGACCGCCGTCGTCCCCGGCATCGGCACGGCCGCCTCGGTGGCTCTCTCCGGCGCGGGAGCCGCAGGGTTCCTGGAGGCGAGCGCGCTCTTCGCGCAGTCGGTGACGGAGGTGCACGGGATCCCGCTCGAGGACCCGGACCGCGCGCGGGCCCTCGTGCTCACGCTGATGATGGGCTCCTCCGGCAGCGAGATGGTGCGCCAGGTGGCCGGGCAGGCCGTCGGCGGGGGCAGCGGCCTCAACCAGTACTGGGGCTCCGTGGTCACGAAGGGCCTGCCGTCCTTCCTCGTGGGCGAGCTGGCGGACCGCGCGAAGAAGTCCTTCGCCAAGCACTTCCTCGCCCAGCAGGGCGCGGGCCTGGTCGGCCGGGCGATGCCGTTCGGGATCGGAGCGGCACTGGGCGGCGTCGGCAACGCGATGCTGGGCCGCAAGGTGATCCAGAGCGCGCGCGACGCGTTCGGGCCGGCACCGCAGGCGTTCGGCAACACCCTCGTGCTCGAGCCGACCCGCGCCGAGCGGAAGGCGCTGGCCGCCGCGCCGGCCGAGCCGCTGGCGCTGTTCGTCCGCGACTACGGCGGAACGGGCGAGCGGACGGCGCTCCTCCTCCACGGCCTCGGCTCCGACTCCCGGATCTGGTACGCCCTGGTCCCGACGCTGCACGAGCACGGCTACCGCGTGGTGGCCCCCGATCTCGCCGGTCACGGCGGCTCGCCGGCGTCGCCCGTGTACTCGCCGGAGCGCTGGGCGTCGGACGTCCGCGCCTCGGTGCTGCAGACCCCCGATCTCGTCATCGGCCACGGCCTCGGCGCCGTCGTCGCCGCCCGGCTCGCCCCCGAGTACGGCGCCGACCGGCTCGTCCTGCTCGACCCCGCGTTCTCGGACGCCCGGGGACTGACGAGCGCGCTCCACCGCGGCGGCTCGGTCGCGCACGTCGAGAAGGGCGACGCCGACTCCCTCCGCCACCGCCACCCGATCTGGACGGACGAGCAGATCGAGCTCGACGTGTCGGCCCACGCGCTCTGGGAGCAGGACTCCGCCGGCGGGCTGACAGCACGGGGTGCGGCCGAGGCCCCCGAGACGTTCCCCGTGCCGACGCTCGCCGTGATGCCGGAGGACCCGCTGGGCCACGGCTCGCTGAGCGGCGTCCTCGCCGGCCGCGGCGTCGAGGTGCGGACCGTGCCGGGGGGCGGGGCCTCGATCCTCCGTGAGGACCGCGCGGCGCTGATCGCGGCGCTGGAGGACCGGATCTAGCTCAGGATCTGCTCCAGCTCAGGGCCTGCTCCGCGCGCGATGGTCCGGAGCCGTCGGAGGCGTTCGGTCAGCGTTCCCGAGGCCGGCGCCCGAGCCCGACGAGCGGCATCCCGAGCACGGTGCGGACGAGTCCGCCGCCGTCGCGGTCCTCGGCGATCACACGGAGGCCGGTCTTCTCGGCGACGCGCCTCGAGGCGGCGTTGTCCGGGTGCACGAGCGCCACGAGTCGTCCCGCGAGGCGGTGGGCGAGCGCGAGGTCGCGGCAGGCCGCAGCCGCCTCGGTGGCGTAGCCGCGGCCGTGCAGACCGGCCCGCACGTGGTAGCCGACCTCGAGCTCGATCCCGCCGTCGACGCGCTGCCAGGTCAACCCGCAGTCGCCGACGAACTCGCCGTCGAGGGTCTCGACGATCCACAGCCCGAAGCCGTGCTCGCGGTAGTTGCGCCGGTCCACTCGATCCAGGCGGCCGCCTGCTCGCGGTCCTTCGGCGCGGGGTAGTACCGCATCACGACCGGGTCGCCGAGCAGGTCCGCCATGTCGGGGAGGTCCTCAGCGGTCATCTCGCGGAAGCGCAGCCGGGCGGTGGCGGCGGGGATCATCGGGTCGGGCTGCTCGGCCTGCGACTGCGGAGACGGCGACCGGGACCGTCGTCGAGCGCTCGATCCATCCGGCCGCCGCCCCCGGCCCTACTTCTCCGCCTTGGCGGCGGCCTTCGCGGCCTGCTTGGTGGCGCGGACCTTCGTCAGCGACTCCGGCGAGACGATGTCGGCGACCGAGCGGAAGGCGCCCTCCTCTCCGTAGGCGCCCGCGGCCGCGCGCCAGCCCTCCCCCGAGAATCCGCGCTGTTTGCCGAGCAGGGCGAGGAAGATCCGCGCCTTCTGCTCGCCGA
This window harbors:
- a CDS encoding MFS transporter, with amino-acid sequence MTSTAPRPFPVGPLLLSTFLPTLLFSIGEGAIIPLLPAAAGDLGATLALAGLVAGMIMIGELAGDIPSGWIVSRIGERGAMLGASAASILGLVVCLLSTSWVGLTIGVFVIGLATAVFALARHAFMTSFVPITHRARALSALAGAFRAGWLIGPFLAAGVVHLTGSVESVFWVHIVCCVAAVVVLLLVPDPATVLRRAQAAADRAAPEDVVAAEASATVPESPQSLLGTLREHRGVLARMGTGAAVIGALRASRTLILPLWAVSIGLAETDTAIIIGIAGALDFALFYAGGQLMDRFGRGATAIPSMIGLGLGHLALAASVLALDPVPWFVAVACVLAAANGIGSGILMTIGADLAPPADPAPFLGAFRFTGDAGNAAAPIVVSALTALVSLPFAAVVMGVLGLGGAGALARWIPRYLPRAASRG
- a CDS encoding VTT domain-containing protein, producing the protein MNHAALVPWLDPETILTSFGPWGVLVVCLIVFAETGLLIGFLFPGDTLLIITGLLAHENASNGGLGVPIWLICLAVGFSAFVGGEVGYLIGHKAGPRIFERKESGFFSIENVKRTNAFFERFGGLAVILARFVPIVRTFAPIAAGVAHMNYRKYSLYNLIGALIWGSGVTLIGWLLAFIPPVADFVSHYIDVILIGAVVLALVPTLFHFFQQQRKAKLAADPETDSTESAAYVLDADTLDDKYPKS
- the rdgB gene encoding RdgB/HAM1 family non-canonical purine NTP pyrophosphatase; translated protein: MSLDLVLATHNAGKVEEFRAMLAGALPGVGVRAYDGPEPVEDGVSFAENALIKARAAAAHTGLVALADDSGICVDVLGGAPGIFSARWSGRAHDATANLELLLAQLHDVKAEHRGAHFSCTIALVVPDSVLPGGQETVVEGRWDGAIATAPRGANGHGYDPVFVPEAGALTAAELAPEQKNARSHRARAFTALRAELAALSARL
- the rph gene encoding ribonuclease PH, whose product is MTDSTASKAARKDGRAPDELRTVTIERGWSTQAEGSALVSFGNTRVLCTASFTNGVPRWLQGKGKGWVTAEYAMLPRSTNSRMDRESVKGKVGGRTHEISRLIGRSLRAVVDTKALGENTLVIDCDVLQADGGTRTAAITGAYVAMVDAIEWARGKKYVGQKAQPLIDSLSAVSVGIIDGVPMLDLAYVEDVRAETDMNVVVTGRGLFVEVQGTAEGAPFDRRELDALLDLAVAGASDLARIQAEALAAEPGA
- the murI gene encoding glutamate racemase — encoded protein: MTDAPLGIFDSGVGGLTVARSVIDQLQNESIVYLGDTAHSPYGPKPLADVRAYALDTLDTLVDQGAKLLVIACNTASAAMMRDARERYTLGRGIPVIEVIQPAVRSAVRDTRNRRVGVIGTVGTIRSRAYDDAFVAAPDLQLFTAACPRFVEFVEAGVTWSDELLAVAEEYLAPLKAAGVDTLVLGCTHYPLLRGAIAYVMGPDVRLVSSAEETALDVYRTLVAHGLQRTSAAPPTYRWEETGSSDFVRLARRFLGPEVSSVDLVETGTINLRELDRAALPHDRGRPE
- a CDS encoding nicotinate phosphoribosyltransferase, producing the protein MDSTAFLTDRYELTMVEGALGSGTADRRCMFEVFARSLPPGRRYGVLAGTGRLLELISRFRFGDDELSWLRENRVVDSRTLDWLADYRFRGDVWGYREGEVYLPGSPVLIVEAPFADGVLLETLVLSVLNHDSAVASAAARMVSAADGRPLAEMGSRRAGERSAVAAARAAYIAGFGASSNLEAGRSFGVPTMGTSAHSFTLLHDSEEEAFRAQVAALGPGTTLLVDTYDVTAAVDLAVRVAGTGLGAVRIDSGDLPQQVAAVRQQLDALGATGTRITVTNDLDEYGIAALAASPVDSYGVGTSVATGSGHPTAGMVYKLVAHEDDAGEWVAVAKKSVSKASIGGRKAAGRLLSDDGIAEAEVVHVGAGPEGAVGEGERALLVPLIEDGTIRPEHLGIEGVAAARAHHANAVLELPIDALRLGRGEPVIQTRYE
- a CDS encoding DUF3039 domain-containing protein, with the translated sequence MIPRVQNSSTDPLEGGGGTATLDRELEELLNQESIEPGDHERFSHYVPKDKILESAITGKPVRALCGKKWLPGRDPEKFPVCPACKEIYAKMK